The nucleotide sequence AAAGCTAATGGATATATATTTGGCGGAAATGAACCTCAAGATGTTCAAACTTTACTTGCTTGTGCTGTAGGAGCAGTAAGTGAAACTGAAAAAATATCTACTATAGAtacatacttttaaaatatttttttttaagttttttgtttattttataaaaatcaattaatttcattattatatctgcatattctattatatattaataaaactttgatatatattaaataaaatataaattaaattaataaatatttttatacacttattaattttttaactaatctGTTTGGCTAACAAATATTTGTGTTAAGTCATCATAATCATATATCCTATTCAAAAATGTgtcctttaattttaatcctgaaattgtctaaaatatatataatattaaatatatcaaaatatttataatatatatgttaaaatatttatataaaaatacttactaTAATACCACTACGTAATGCAATTAAACATAAAGGAATATCTATTGAAACACCAGGTTTTAATGTTCCTATCATTGTATTAGATATTCCACACCATGCtatagaattatttgattccaaaattaacattaaatccATACTTCTTTcactaataataatgaaataaaatttaattttattaataattattttaattaaaatattaaaatttaaattaatattgattggaattctaaatcattttttaatttaattttttaaatttatttcatttttttaatttaatttttcatatatgatataaatacttacgacgtatttattatatggcaattaaaattcatcatttGCTCAAGATAAACTGTAagaggaatatttttcatggTAACTCGTATATCACCATATTCAGGTgcctgaaaaataaaaattaaattaagaattaaaaacaaaataaattataagtgaaattgtaaaaaacaaACCATTCTTTGTAATTGACTTGTTTGtaatcttcctctttctcccaaGTTACTTCTCCAAACAATatctaattttccaatatttgttGCATTATGCATCATTTTTGGATCTTTCAATAAACTTATTTGTggttttaaacaatataaatactgTCTGCTACAATCagtatctaatatattaactGATCCATAAATAGACTCtcctttttcatttgtatttaatgttgatactaaaaatataaaaatgattatatatatatatatatatatatatatatatgatgaaatcatatttatttaaatttatattttaaaaaaatcattcataaaaattattataaaaattacctaCCACTAAATAAATGAGATGATTCAAGTGAAACTTTTTCTAAACAAATTGGACCAGCTGTAAGATTCTGTATTTGTGCTTCAAGATATACTTCATctgactttaaaaaaattaaaatcaaaaaatattattttaaataattatataagtaaatgattaaatataatattttatcaaattattacctCTGCATTATAAAACTTTGTTTTAACATCTAATGGTTTTActacttgaaatttaaaatattttctaaatgattGTGCAGTATTACCTAAATTTACAGGAGTATAACTAACTTCACATACTAgtctagaaaattatatatattagtaattatttaccaaagatattacataaattgaaattttattaataaaatattcttacataTGTGTGCCTATTTCTTTTACTTCATGATGTATAACTTCATCAACTGTATTATCAGGTGCTAAATCTTTCATTTCTCCACTATTACCA is from Apis mellifera strain DH4 linkage group LG2, Amel_HAv3.1, whole genome shotgun sequence and encodes:
- the LOC552422 gene encoding trafficking protein particle complex subunit 13, whose protein sequence is METKPKSEHLLELKVMRLTRPMLASPVVVTCDSTDLPGNTLNNELKNDCTALQGMETLAIGQFMVLPQSFGNIYLGEIFSSYLCVHNGSNQLVKNVIVKADLQTSTQIISLCGNSGEMKDLAPDNTVDEVIHHEVKEIGTHILVCEVSYTPVNLGNTAQSFRKYFKFQVVKPLDVKTKFYNAESDEVYLEAQIQNLTAGPICLEKVSLESSHLFSVSTLNTNEKGESIYGSVNILDTDCSRQYLYCLKPQISLLKDPKMMHNATNIGKLDIVWRSNLGERGRLQTSQLQRMAPEYGDIRVTMKNIPLTVYLEQMMNFNCHIINTSERSMDLMLILESNNSIAWCGISNTMIGTLKPGVSIDIPLCLIALRSGIITISGLKLKDTFLNRIYDYDDLTQIFVSQTD